Within the Candidatus Alcyoniella australis genome, the region TTCCACGTCCTTGCCCCGTATCAGCCGCGCTACGTCTCGGCCCTTGCGGGCTGAGAAACGGATGAAGCGGCCTCTGGACCTGATATCCACGTCTTCGCTCCTACTTGCTCTTACGGTCGCCGGCGTGACCGTGGAACATCCGAGTAGGCGAGAATTCGCCCAGCTTGTGACCGACCATGTTCTCGGTCACGAATACCGGCACGAATTTCTTGCCGTTGTGCACTGCAAAGGTGAAACCGACAAACTCCGGCAAGATCGTGCTGCGGCGCGACCAAGTACGGATCACCCTGCGTTCGCCGCTGTCGCCCATCCGCTGGACCTTCTCCAGCAGATGATTGTCAACGAAAGGTCCCTTCTTTACCGATCGGGGCATCTGTGCTCCCCCTTAGGCCTTGCGCCGTCTAACGATGTATTTGTCCGACGCGTGATTCTTGCGCGTACGGTGACCCTTGGTCGGGACGCCCCACGGTGTGACCGGATGGCGTCCGCCCTTGGTACGCCCCTCGCCGCCGCCGTGAGGATGATCGACCGGGTTGCGCGCTGTTCCGCGGGTCAGCGGCCTGACCCCCAGCCAGCGCGAGCGTCCGGCCTTGCCCCAGGTGATGTTCTCGTGGTCAGTGTTGCCGACCTGGCCGATCGTGGCGCAGCAGCTCTCGGGGAAGCGTCGTTGCTCACCCGATGGCAGCTTGAGCAGCACCATGCCGCCCTCCTTGGCCACGATCTGCGCATAGTTGCCAGCCGAGCGCGCGATCTGTCCGCCCTTGCCCGGTTTCATCTCGACGTTGTGCACCCAAGTGCCAGCCGGGATGTCGGCCATCGGCAGGGCGTTGCCCGGCTTGATGTCCGATTCGGGTCCCGCGGTTACCACGTCGCC harbors:
- the rpsS gene encoding 30S ribosomal protein S19, whose protein sequence is MPRSVKKGPFVDNHLLEKVQRMGDSGERRVIRTWSRRSTILPEFVGFTFAVHNGKKFVPVFVTENMVGHKLGEFSPTRMFHGHAGDRKSK
- the rplB gene encoding 50S ribosomal protein L2, whose amino-acid sequence is MAIKKYKPTSPGRRFQTCSTFEEITSTTPHAPLCTPLTKSGGRNCHGRITSRHRGGGHKRQYRVIDFKRNKLNVPAKVATIEYDPNRSCRIALLHYVDGEKRYILAPNKLNVGDVVTAGPESDIKPGNALPMADIPAGTWVHNVEMKPGKGGQIARSAGNYAQIVAKEGGMVLLKLPSGEQRRFPESCCATIGQVGNTDHENITWGKAGRSRWLGVRPLTRGTARNPVDHPHGGGEGRTKGGRHPVTPWGVPTKGHRTRKNHASDKYIVRRRKA